A region from the Silene latifolia isolate original U9 population chromosome 7, ASM4854445v1, whole genome shotgun sequence genome encodes:
- the LOC141590824 gene encoding uncharacterized protein LOC141590824: MEDFGHAWTFHESVEELKHKLEYVTYELEMTRKITNEEIMKNNENIKKLAQLLRITCMERDEAKSKLNKLQQILAFNNNNKPLNVDQIIIPTTPFSPDTPLSTNHPSLAKSNSSSFEIEDCGTPSSNICFGGAVSRETKVVEEPTLIIEGLAKGRPRPHQGKLLQAVLEAGPLLQTLMVAGSLPQWRNPPGILSQQVPLVQPKCNSNVVGFISQNNKKLVNGSGDIRFYGQVTGGSMGVSPNPMLNFGNGSFGGSCLVDRNMMSSNVSFDCPTPKRQRIL; the protein is encoded by the exons ATGGAGGATTTTGGTCATGCATGGACATTTCATGAG AGTGTTGAAGAGCTAAAACATAAGCTGGAGTACGTGACATATGAGCTAGAAATGACACGAAAGATAACAAATGAAGAAATAATGAAAAACAATGAGAATATCAAGAAACTTGCTCAACTCTTACGTATAACTTGTATGGAAAGAGATGAGGCAAAATCCAAATTGAACAAACTCCAACAAATTTTAGCatttaacaacaataataagcCATTAAATGTTGATCAAATTATAATTCCGACGACACCGTTTTCACCTGATACTCCTCTTTCGACGAATCATCCTTCCTTAGCTAAATCTAATAGCTCGTCGTTCGAGATTGAAGATTGTGGGACCCCTTCTAGTAACATTTGCTTTGGTGGGGCCGTTTCTCGGGAGACCAAAGTCGTCGAGGAGCCTACACTGATAATTGAGGGTTTGGCAAAGGGTAGGCCTCGGCCACATCAAGGGAAGCTCTTACAAGCCGTGCTTGAAGCAGGACCGCTTTTACAAACATTGATGGTTGCCGGGTCACTTCCACAATGGAGGAACCCGCCAGGCATATTATCCCAGCAAGTTCCTCTTGTGCAACCTAAGTGTAATTCAAATGTGGTTGGGTTTATAAGTCAAAATAATAAGAAGTTAGTCAACGGGTCGGGTGATATACGGTTTTATGGTCAGGTTACGGGCGGGTCAATGGGTGTTAGCCCGAACCCTATGTTGAATTTCGGTAATGGGTCATTTGGTGGGTCTTGTTTAGTAGATAGGAACATGATGTCCTCTAATGTGAGTTTTGATTGTCCGACTCCTAAGAGGCAGAGAATACTATGA